The Antennarius striatus isolate MH-2024 chromosome 8, ASM4005453v1, whole genome shotgun sequence nucleotide sequence GCAGCTGTTGAAGTAGGCCATGAAATAGCTGGCCACGAATAACCACTCTGGAATGAGGGGAATCACCACTTCTGGCTTGATGGCTACAGCCAGGCCGATGAAGTTGAGAGGTGCCCAGCAAACGGCGAACAGcacaaacaccacaaacatgGTGACAAAGTTCCTCACGTCATGCGGCGTTATCTTGGGCCGATTGTCCGGCTTCACCCTCCTCCGTACCTGTATGACCAGTATCCAAATGCGCAGGTAGCAATAGGTGACAATCATGATGggtaaaataaagtgaaagaaaacCACCGCGATAGTGTACGCAGAGCTGGCCGACTGCTCGAAGGTGCAGGAGTAAATCCGGGGGTCGTACTGAAGCGAACCCACGAACAGATTGGGCACAATGGCCACCACAGTCAGCACCCAGATGAGCATCACATAGCAGACGGAGTTCTTGTCGCTGTACAGTTTGTCGTATTTGAGGCTGTGGCAGATGTAACAGTATCTGTTGATGGCGATGCCGGTGATGTTGAAGATGGAGCCGATGACGCTGACGCCCATGAGGAAGCCGCTGATCTGGCAGTGCGCGTATCCCAAGTTCCAGCCATTGTTGAAGATGGAGGTGAGGACCAGAGGGTACGGGTAGATGGCCACCACCAGGTCCGCTACCGCCAGGCTCACCACGAAGATGTTCCCTAGAGAAGAGAGACGCAAGGGAGAACACATGAGAGTCACATACTAGTCTATCAGAAATGGTGAAAAAGGTGGTTTTAGCATTTTAGCTATATTTCTATCGGAATTAAACGAGAGATCaaataatattaaacattttgtaACGTCAACCACGGGTCGAGGTTTATTGCTGTCTGCCATCTTTATCCTTGAAATAAGCCAGAAACCGCTCATGCAGGCAGTGAAGCAGATACGTTGAATTAAGTTATCAACCAAGAATATAagatatacaaaaacacacaacacttgCAGATGGAAAGCTATTCTCCAGATAGTACATTTCCATATACTATTCTGTAAAGATTCAAATGATGCTTCGGGAATATAAATTTTTAAGAAAACAGCGGCCTTCCACCTTCAGCGgtctttgggaaaaaaaaggaccGCCTGTAATTTCGTGTGTACACGATTTGTATATATGCTAAAACATGTAAAAGCAACAACCTTAAGAGAcatcttcttgtttttgttgtcttgttatATAAGCCGTGGGGAAAAGGGCCTCCAGGCTTGATGCTGAGTGAGAGTAATGCATCCTCTgcagtttttattatttgtttgcgTGCTTTTTGCATCTGAGAGCTTGTGAGAAGGCTCTCCCCGATGATTTGGCGCGTGTGAACCATCTTAAATACAGCTGTCACCATTGAACGATGTTAATAATGAAAGAGAGGGAGTCCATGACACATAATAACACATATTCTAATTGCcaggaaaggaaaaacacatcGTGCATTGAAAGCAAACATGATCTGCCACCCCGGCGGTAATCAAGAGCACACAAGTGTATTCTGTGTGTTGTAACTGATGGGAAAATTAGAGATGGGTTgttgaacacttttttttttttttttttgcatgcacagAGGTGTCAGGCAACGACTACGAGCTTGCGACCTCTCCTCGTGACACGCATGACATGCACTCGATGGAGTGCATTCCGTTTTTAACCGCCTTCCTTCAATGTTCTTATAATTACTCAGATCTTATTTAACGTAGAGCGGCCTGTCGCCAGGACGCTTCGGAGAATCAGAGCGTCTCGTCACGCGTTGTTTGTCAAAGCCGTGTCGTATTTATTGCGGAGAGGACCTCATTGCCTTGCA carries:
- the mtnr1aa gene encoding melatonin receptor type 1A-A isoform X1, whose translation is MVINGSHLNSSTPDPTDTSLNRPPWVTTTLGCFLIFTIVVDILGNLLVIFSVYRNKKLRNAGNIFVVSLAVADLVVAIYPYPLVLTSIFNNGWNLGYAHCQISGFLMGVSVIGSIFNITGIAINRYCYICHSLKYDKLYSDKNSVCYVMLIWVLTVVAIVPNLFVGSLQYDPRIYSCTFEQSASSAYTIAVVFFHFILPIMIVTYCYLRIWILVIQVRRRVKPDNRPKITPHDVRNFVTMFVVFVLFAVCWAPLNFIGLAVAIKPEVVIPLIPEWLFVASYFMAYFNSCLNAIVYGMLNQNFRREYKRIVVSVCTARIFFQDSSNDAAERLKSKPSPLMTNNNQVKVDSV
- the mtnr1aa gene encoding melatonin receptor type 1A-A isoform X2; translation: MGSIQSSGWIKLPGNIFVVSLAVADLVVAIYPYPLVLTSIFNNGWNLGYAHCQISGFLMGVSVIGSIFNITGIAINRYCYICHSLKYDKLYSDKNSVCYVMLIWVLTVVAIVPNLFVGSLQYDPRIYSCTFEQSASSAYTIAVVFFHFILPIMIVTYCYLRIWILVIQVRRRVKPDNRPKITPHDVRNFVTMFVVFVLFAVCWAPLNFIGLAVAIKPEVVIPLIPEWLFVASYFMAYFNSCLNAIVYGMLNQNFRREYKRIVVSVCTARIFFQDSSNDAAERLKSKPSPLMTNNNQVKVDSV